The following are encoded in a window of Candida dubliniensis CD36 chromosome 4, complete sequence genomic DNA:
- a CDS encoding component of U2 snRNP, putative (Similar to S. cerevisiae LEA1), with amino-acid sequence MRLTAQVINEAPEILNPEGKLTLLLRDLQITELENLAITQNKYQVLDLSNNDLISLGNIPKSFNNLECLLLSNNNISYIDDDSFPSENHITSISLFNNNIYKFQKSFKDKFTRLETLVLLGNPITEIENYRHFIIWLIPNLKVLDFKKVKQAERNTSESMFGTNHDEFNTLAQSMFSNENENIKLDGKSDRQVKNFVKKLSDEERQQLLKKLETATSIEEIERIENDLKEGMV; translated from the coding sequence atgAGATTAACAGCCCAGGTAATAAATGAAGCACCCGAAATATTAAACCCAGAAGGGAAATTGACTTTGTTGCTACGAGATCTTCAAATCACAGAACTAGAGAATCTTGCAATCACACAAAACAAGTATCAAGTTCTAGatttatctaataatgatttgattagtCTAGGTAATATACCTAAAAGCTTCAATAATCTAGAATGTTTATTGTTGTCCAATAATAACATTTCATATATCGATGATGATAGCTTCCCCCTGGAAAATCACATAACGTCGATATCATTgtttaacaacaacatttaTAAGTTTCAGAAAAGCTTCAAAGATAAATTTACCAGACTTGAGACATTAGTTCTTTTAGGGAATCCCATAAcagaaatagaaaattaTAGACATTTTATAATATGGCTAATACCTAACTTGAAAGTTTTGGATTTCAAAAAAGTGAAACAGGCTGAAAGAAATACAAGTGAGAGCATGTTTGGTACAAATCATGATGAATTCAACACTTTGGCTCAACTGATGTTTAgcaatgaaaatgaaaacataAAATTAGATGGAAAATCAGATAGACAGGTCAAGAATTTTGTTAAAAAGTTGAGTGACGAAGAAAGGcaacaattgttgaaaaaattagagACAGCTACCAGTATTGAAGAgattgaaagaattgaaaatgatttaaaagaaGGTATGGTTTGA
- the GAT1 gene encoding nitrogen regulatory GATA-factor, putative (In C. albicans: zinc finger transcriptional regulator of nitrogen utilization; required for nitrogen catabolite repression and utilization of isoleucine, tyrosine and tryptophan N sources; required for virulence in a mouse systemic infection model): MTMNFNQTGKYQSPYVKSPSSTTSTFPPSTKSNKQQSLPLQINSFTDSTPLSQVTSKEQEHIENIWKMYNRARHSLPYQKRMENLTWRMMFINNKSIFTNTNNSSKEIFEQSLDPEIDDFDYVAHIKKIGQFNQQKSQPQQQQPQDNHNSIFDDNTFFSGNNNNRVSSSGGGGGGMTSISNLSKKRPAPFSPLIQPEKSISTTTTTNTMSQLSQQLNEFNKFNHPSQTPNFNDIDHHMDTSSSHIAPSSTAFEFSLDPLAFEGPNQNFQPDPQQDFNTNSFDSMTSSYERPLFDDFLPRDHHHIQSSSVPTSASSLSTIVPKNTQFSITSPTSTFSNQGNNNSGFHRLNSTVSITATPGNLLRQESMVSLPDYANHLRSMSQTPTLNSSNAQFSHSLNDAGSYFMNNFTGITLPSQPSPQPIHFDNKPKEDYFNNNNNNNNNNNSLSVSQQQPSAKKSKRKSTSTKSKKKATSPESTITNTGSNVTIKTSNSNPTAKGTATGSAASNAGVSCTNCGTKTTPLWRRNPQGQPLCNACGLFLKLHGVVRPLSLKTDVIKKRQRGNNNGNANSNATSSSNNNKSNNKKNEIDDGDDLNPTSITSNNSKSPAKSKKNQNYDNNNNSGINNLDKSKLKINTNEITNLSETTSNNSSPVINLNHGGRSSGVFGNTPDYLNGITSPTVSLVKSEIDNHHLSNNSNNNGMLMTMHQPSHQSSLSATTFDPEVESNNDGSNSSGVNTSTVNNQDWDWLNMNY; this comes from the coding sequence ATGACAATGAATTTTAATCAAACAGGTAAATATCAATCCCCTTATGTTAAATCACCATCATCTACCACTTCAACTTTCCCACcttcaacaaaatcaaacaagCAACAACTGCTACCATTGCAAATAAACTCATTCACCGACTCCACACCCTTATCACAGGTAACAAgtaaagaacaagaacatattgaaaatatatgGAAAATGTACAACCGTGCTCGTCACTCATTGCCTTATCAAAAACGAATGGAGAACTTGACTTGGAGGATGATGTTTATTAACAACAAATCGATTTTTACCAATACTAACAATTCGTCTAAAGAGATTTTTGAACAAAGTTTGGACCCAGAAATTGATGACTTTGATTATGTGGCACATATAAAAAAGATTGGTCAATTTAACCAACAAAAATCGCAACcgcagcaacaacaaccgcAAGATAATCATAATAGTATATTTGATGACaacacttttttttctggcaataacaacaacagagTCAGCTCAAGTGgcggtggtggtggcggtATGACTTCCATAAGTAATTTACTGAAAAAACGACCAGCTCCATTTTCACCATTGATTCAACCAGAAAAGTCAATAAgcaccactaccactactaaTACCATGTCACAATTGTCACAACAATTAAAcgaattcaataaatttaatcatCCTAGTCAGACACCTAATTTCAACGATATTGATCATCATATGGATACTTCAAGTTCTCATATAGCCCCTAGTTCGACGGCTTTTGAGTTTTCCTTGGATCCATTAGCATTTGAAGGaccaaatcaaaacttCCAACCTGATCCCCAACAAGATTTCAACACCAACTCTTTTGATTCAATGACATCGTCATATGAGAGGCCCTTGTTTGACGATTTTCTTCCTCGtgatcatcatcatattcAAAGCTCAAGTGTGCCTACTTCAGCATCGTCATTGTCAACAATTGTGCCGAAAAATACCCAGTTTTCAATAACATCACCAACTTCgacattttcaaatcaaggcaataataatagtggTTTCCACCGATTGAACTCTACTGTCAGCATTACAGCAACTCCAGGTAATTTATTACGTCAAGAATCAATGGTTAGTTTACCAGATTATGCCAATCATTTACGATCAATGTCACAAACTCCGACTTTGAATAGTAGCAATGCCCAATTTTCACATAGTTTAAATGATGCTGGTAGTTATTTTATGAATAACTTCACAGGAATCACGTTACCTAGTCAACCATCACCACAACCTATCCATTTTGATAACAAACCCAAAGAGGATTacttcaataataataataataataataataataataattcattgtCCGTgtcacaacaacaaccttCTGCCAAGAAACTGAAACGGAAATCAACTAGTACAAAATcgaaaaagaaagcaaCAAGTCCtgaatcaacaataactaATACTGGAAGTAATGTGACTATAAAGacatcaaattcaaatccaaCTGCAAAGGGCACAGCAACAGGATCAGCTGCACTGAATGCAGGGGTCTCGTGTACAAACTGTGGTACGAAAACTACTCCATTATGGAGACGAAATCCACAAGGTCAACCATTGTGTAATGCTTGTGggttatttttaaaattacaTGGGGTAGTGCGGCCCTTGAGTTTGAAAACAGATGTGATTAAGAAACGTCAACGTGGTAacaataatggtaatgcAAATAGTAATGCTaccagcagcagcaacaacaacaaatcgaataataagaaaaacGAAATCGATGATGGCGATGATTTAAATCCTACTTCGATCACTAGCAATAATAGTAAATCACCTGCCAAATcgaaaaagaatcaaaattatgacaataataacaatagtggtattaacaatttggataaatctaaattgaaaatcaataCTAATGAAATCACCAATCTTTCCGAGACTACATCTAACAATTCATCACCAGTAATCAACTTAAACCATGGAGGAAGATCTTCAGGAGTGTTTGGTAATACCCCAGATTACTTAAATGGTATCACTTCTCCTACAGTGTCACTTGTTAAATCTGAGATTgataatcatcatctacTGAATAATAGCAATAACAATGGAATGTTAATGACAATGCATCAGCCACTGCACCAACTGTCATTACTGGCAACAACGTTTGACCCTGAAGTAGAATCGAATAATGACGGTTCCAATTCTAGTGGAGTCAATACATCGACAGTTAATAATCAGGATTGGGATTGGTTAAAcatgaattattaa
- a CDS encoding DNA binding protein, putative (Similar to S. cerevisiae SNT2;~the LID2 complex is thought to be involved in regulation of chromatin remodelling), with translation MSQTTTRPRRKATINKSYNDSVDLNSLDYDSSNSISTVSSNHSSGSTTSGSRRKNQTSASSGNGKKTSTDTNKSTTTTTNGNNNSINGNSILQSLPNNWQSSPRLEDYFSFKLDLNDAYIDVDSQTLFCPNQFPTNNTNPNSRRKSNVPQFSLSKGQYIYMISEPPGEPYYIGRIMGFKHKNNNNQSSENKTNTVDARNYNFQIQWFYRPRDISKTTSDSRLLFASMHTDSCPISSFRGLVEVRHKQDIEDEFNRVQEKEHKRSGNGKRNTSPSSASTALEIYAQKPNQFYFDKLFDRYMIKFYDVLSTANLLQYAEVENSKSRNFLIALNKRYEFIFVESQRTKSLIDSFSSNTCNCEICGQWCENSNSIQCVVCEKYFHMFCLDPPMSKKPSRGFSWSCAPCAKKNEQESHQNKLVMLLDNKSSNKDQLAKELSVLSSTDNEYSKESTPISPSPKFSELGTLPKYEMLAIEFLKNDKSTSFAQRRIKEEWCMRYLGQHARLEDGVDVDDRSPYPRASTRIGTKHQATYIPECDGHPLVYYDVDKPQKKKNGNGSNSSSRRSKSKSFEDQDLKQVKLTVPKEYADVDPKEYPAWLQPRPKGYIERGVDDGDGETCTLLWKSSEEDIADNFTKLDQYVERCSPIAESIGLSPNSPNFVDAILLRYLQHKGNLEEAFKEAKTLTKKSLKEPIFSKEEIKRFEAGVREFGSELYPVYKKVKTQPVSMIVRFYYLWKKTKNGREIWGNFEGRIQKKVQNIVKEEAKSVVKEEPNNLKTSDDESSYEESNDPNDDKQFICKHCNTLESIQWFKITGHDTKKKNSDNYIVSLCFRCARLWRRYAVVWEDPNEVLKKYNGSSKSAGGWKKKIEIELLEDANRIIEHNQAISSGLVTQEQPNSSGKKRPSPSTTSPLKKKSRIKQEELKEKEKEKEKEKEKIVHIKTNTMSLTPAVSNIQNEERFIPDNAIRDLLFNNDYRLPELKKLVKRLSNNSAPSFISHLIETYRERQLTDVYNNLLTNVTVPSSSIELPFEPSERNCCICREHDNNAGKSSSLLEMLICSSCGVNVHASCAGIKLHEGVSKPIKEWLCEPCINDLRPIHSAIYSCSCCLANESNYELSILGSPFVRPDFLKPTGNGRWCHLLCAIFNHDYVYFEKSLEDSNSSVSILNIDKVFLNNHHLQCEICQSKNGALIKCELCDDNLNYHVTCAQDTPNFKLGFKLIDTRGPDINSVKLLDEDVCGRLKPILVCPKHDQSKKTILSLRTYGKRMNSKFNEVDYRPLIELYLQDLTNDKNNKRGKFSKSINYIENYKQFFHHQTDNNENRDTLEPSQTVNECFRCTTTNSPIWWTVDNTKLCQSCYHGEGDNLRETEKSESESMKDGVYAMLNGENYGIKNELDKLDLIYKPNIIELQESDDEIDKIEKSHRVESISRSKISLGDILS, from the coding sequence ATGTCACAAACGACAACAAGACcaagaagaaaagcaaCAATAAATAAGTCATATAATGACTCAGTTGATCTAAACAGTTTGGATTACGATTCGCTGAACTCCATCTCGACTGTTAGTTCAAACCATCTGTCTGGCTCTACTACTTCAGgttcaagaagaaaaaatcaaacttCCGCTTCCAGTGGTAATGGTAAAAAAACGTCGACTGATACCAACAAgtcaaccaccaccaccaccaatggtaacaacaacagcattAATGGTAACTCCATTTTACAGAGCTTACCTAATAATTGGCAATCGTCACCTCGACTAGAAGATTATTTTTCGTTCAAATTAGATTTAAATGATGCATACATAGACGTCGATTCGCAAACATTGTTTTGTCCCAATCAATTTCCtaccaacaacaccaaTCCGAATAGCCGCCGTAAAAGCAATGTTCCACAATTTAGTCTCAGCAAAGGTCAATATATTTACATGATAAGCGAACCTCCTGGTGAACCTTACTACATTGGAAGAATAATGGGGTTCAAACataagaataataacaatcaaAGTCTGGAAAACAAGACCAATACTGTTGATGCTAGGAACTACAACTTTCAAATACAATGGTTTTATCGACCAAGAGATATTTCTAAGACTACTTCAGACTCGCGACTATTATTTGCTTCTATGCACACAGATTCTTGTCCTATCAGTTCATTCCGTGGATTAGTTGAAGTGCGGCATAAACAAGATATTGAAGATGAGTTTAACCGTgttcaagaaaaagaacatAAGCGCTCTGGCAATGGTAAAAGGAATACATCACCGAGCAGCGCTTCAACTGCATTGGAGATATATGCACAAAAAcccaatcaattttattttgacaAACTATTTGATCGTTACATGATCAAGTTCTATGATGTTTTACTGACAGCCAATTTGTTACAATATGCAGAAGTTGAAAATAGCAAAAGTcgaaattttttaattgctTTGAATAAAAGATACgaatttatttttgttgagaGCCAGCGAACAAAGTCGTTGATAGATTCCTTTAGTTCTAATACATGCAACTGTGAAATCTGTGGACAATGGTGTGAAAACTCAAACTCAATACAGTGTGTGGTATGTGAAAAGTATTTTCATATGTTCTGCCTCGACCCGCCAATGCTGAAGAAGCCAAGTCGTGGATTCTCGTGGTCGTGTGCTCCATGtgctaaaaaaaatgaacaagaaaGTCACCAGAATAAACTTGTCATGTTGCTTGACAACAAGTCGTCAAACAAAGACCAGCTAGCAAAAGAATTGAGCGTGTTGAGTTCAACCGACAATGAATATAGTAAAGAATCAACTCCTATACTGCCGTCGCCTAAATTTTCCGAGCTAGGCACTTTGCCAAAGTATGAGATGCTAGCTATAGAATTTTTGAAGAACGATAAATCCACTTCTTTTGCTCAAAGACGAATCAAAGAAGAATGGTGTATGCGATATTTGGGGCAACATGCAAGATTAGAAGAtggtgttgatgttgatgatagATCTCCATACCCAAGAGCAAGCACAAGAATAGGTACAAAACACCAGGCTACATATATTCCTGAATGCGATGGTCATCCTTTGGTTTATTATGATGTTGATAAAccacaaaagaaaaagaacgGCAATGGATCCAACTCGTCTAGTAGGCGTTCCAAAAGTAAAAGTTTTGAAGACCAGGATCTAAAGCAAGTAAAATTGACAGTACCCAAAGAGTATGCAGATGTTGATCCCAAGGAATATCCGGCATGGTTGCAGCCTAGACCAAAAGGGTATATTGAGCGTGGTGTTGACGATGGTGATGGAGAAACCTGTACTTTACTTTGGAAAAGCTCTGAAGAAGACATTGCAGACAATTTCACCAAATTAGATCAGTATGTTGAAAGATGCTCGCCTATTGCTGAATCAATTGGATTGTCACCGAACTCACCAAACTTTGTCGATGCGATATTACTTAGATACTTGCAGCACAAAGGTAACCTTGAAGAAGCTTTCAAAGAAGCTAAAACTTTAACTAAAAAAAGTTTGAAGGAACCTATTTTTTCCAAAGAGGAAATCAAAAGATTTGAGGCTGGTGTGCGTGAATTTGGTAGTGAACTATATCCTGTCTACAAAAAAGTGAAGACCCAACCAGTGTCGATGATTGTGCGATTCTATTATTTGTGGaaaaaaaccaagaatGGAAGAGAAATTTGGGGAAATTTCGAAGGGAGAATACAGAAGAAAGTACAAAATATCGTTAAAGAAGAAGCTAAATCAGTTGTTAAAGAAGAACccaacaatttgaaaaccCTGGACGATGAGTCTTCATACGAAGAATCAAATGATCCCAATGACGACAAACAGTTTATCTGTAAACATTGTAATACACTTGAGTCGATCCAATGGTTCAAGATAACCGGACATGAtactaagaaaaaaaattcagaCAACTACATTGTATCTTTATGTTTTAGATGTGCTAGATTATGGCGTCGATACGCTGTTGTTTGGGAAGACCCAAACGAAGTGcttaaaaaatataatggTAGTAGTAAATCAGCAGGGGgttggaagaagaaaattgaaattgaattgctTGAAGATGCCAATAGAATTATAGAACACAATCAGGCAATTTCATCGGGGTTGGTAACCCAAGAACAACCAAATAGCTCCGGTAAGAAAAGACCACTGCCGTCGACAACTTCAccattaaagaaaaaatctagaattaaacaagaagagttgaaagaaaaagaaaaagaaaaagagaaagagaaagagaaaattgTCCatatcaaaacaaatacTATGTCCTTGACACCTGCAGTTTCAAATATACAAAATGAGGAGAGATTTATTCCAGATAATGCTATTCGTGATTTGctatttaataatgattacAGACTACCagaattaaagaaattggtCAAAAGActatcaaataattctgCGCCAAGTTTTATATCACATTTGATTGAAACCTACCGAGAGCGACAGTTGACTGATGTTTATAACAACTTGTTAACAAATGTGACTGTTCCATCGTCATCGATTGAGCTTCCATTTGAGCCATCAGAAAGAAATTGCTGTATATGTCGAGAGCACGATAACAATGCGGGTAAATCGTCATCGTTATTGGAAATGTTGATTTGTTCCTCGTGTGGAGTTAATGTACATGCATCGTGTGCTGGAATCAAGTTGCATGAAGGTGTATCAAAGCCGATCAAGGAATGGTTGTGTGAGCCCtgtattaatgatttacgACCTATTCACTCGGCAATTTATTCATGTTCTTGCTGTCTTGCTAATGAGTCTAATTATGAATTGTCTATATTGGGCTCGCCATTTGTACGTCCTGACTTTTTAAAACCTACTGGGAATGGTCGTTGGTGCCACTTGTTATGTGCTATTTTCAATCACGACTAcgtttattttgaaaaatctttAGAAGACAGTAATAGCTCAGTATCAATtctaaatattgataaagtATTCCTTAATAATCACCATTTGCAATGTGAAATCTGTCAGTCGAAAAATGGTGCTTTGATTAAATGTGAGTTGTGTGAcgataatttgaattatcatGTAACATGTGCCCAGGATACACCGAACTTTAAATTGGGattcaaattaattgaCACCAGAGGGCCAGATATCAATTCTGTCAAATTATTGGATGAAGATGTCTGTGGTAGACTAAAACCGATACTAGTATGTCCAAAACATGATCAATCCAAAAAGACTATTTTGAGTTTAAGAACATATGGCAAGAGAATGAATTCTAAATTTAATGAAGTGGATTATAGACcattgattgaattgtatttacaagatttaaccaatgataaaaataacaaacGTGGGAAATTTTCTAAGCTGATCAATTATATCGAAAACTATAAACAGTTTTTCCACCATCAGACTGATAACAATGAAAATAGAGATACTTTAGAACCATCTCAAACTGTCAATGAGTGTTTTAGGTGTACTACTACAAACTCGCCAATCTGGTGGACGGTTGACAATACAAAATTATGTCAATCATGTTATCATGGTGAAGGGGATAACCTTAGAGAAACAGAAAAGTCCGAGTCCGAGTCAATGAAGGATGGGGTATATGCAATGTTGAATGGGGAAAACTATGGTATCAAGAATGAATTAGACAAATtagatttaatttataaaccTAATATCATTGAATTACAAGAaagtgatgatgaaatagacaaaatagaaaaatcACATCGGGTTGAGAGTATAAGTAGATCTAAAATATCATTAGGCGATATACTTAGTTAG